One genomic region from Xenopus laevis strain J_2021 chromosome 2L, Xenopus_laevis_v10.1, whole genome shotgun sequence encodes:
- the LOC108707775 gene encoding fibrous sheath CABYR-binding protein, translating into MRAERTSDRRGGENIGVQYRRLYSRRVFPTSSLLSPFLSATTTCSPVGRASLTSLVSLNPRVISARLNPRVRMAAPAGRSLRQVLLLRMIAVTPARPKSGGKGSPQHRASKTLVSFPVKFSAASQDSVTGEGRSDVLSKLTQPAASIALKELGAQGAAEHFPSMSLGPEGVLHPGEEGSQEKAKSVGKGPEQDEDSSSSSSSDSSSDSSSDSEDEGDIGAKAGVKAASEAPGVKENAFFSVHPEPKTSDPRVDLLTHDGSTPVTVHPEVHPGEGITGKQTEQLIDQAPVIDTKEKAQDKEPPHKTEASAFTGAPGPEDAETEQSLPEAGPVLHQECQPEEERIRDNSEQLMDQAPLINIKGLEQDKAPETLSAPVEHVPLTEAPGPEGVEMERSGEDKEPAGEASSATQSPVPPAEVCEANPVGTEEEIAPKLSAPSPPPPPAASVPPVVEEAPFDNSKYQNLQHYSYTPYTFVDSDLELSKSRLPQPSSGRPSPRH; encoded by the exons ATGAGAGCAGAGAGAACGAGTGACAGGAGAGGGGGAGAGAATATTGGGGTTCAGTACAGGAGACTTTACTCGAGGCGAGTGTTTCCTACGAGCAGCCTCCTGTCTCCTTTCCTGTCCGCCACCACCACGTGTTCTCCCGTCGGGCGCGCCTCATTGACGTCACTAGTGTCCCTCAATCCCCGCGTCATCAGCGCGCGCCTCAATCCCAGGGTCAGAATGGCGGCTCCGGCCGGGAGATCTCTGCGCCAG GTTCTTCTTCTGCGCATGATCGCTGTCACTCCAGCCCGACCCAAAAGTGGAG GTAAGGGATCCCCACAGCACAGAGCAAGCAAGACCTTGGTTTCTTTTCCAGTTAAATTCTCTGCAGCTTCCCAGGACTCGGTGACAGGTGAGGGCAGAAGTGATGTTCTCTCCAAACTTACCCAACCTGCAGCATCCATTGCTCTTAAGGAACTAGGAGCCCAGGGGGCAGCAGAACATTTCCCTAGTATGAGTTTAGGACCAGAGGGTGTGCTCCATCCTGGAGAAGAAGGGTCACAAGAAAAAGCAAAGAGTGTGGGCAAAGGTCCTGAGCAGGATGAGGATTCATCATCCAGTTCTAGTTCTGATTCTAGTTCTGACTCTAGTTCTGACTCTGAAGATGAAGGAGACATAGGTGCCAAGGCAGGGGTGAAGGCTGCAAGTGAAGCACCAGGTGTCAAAGAGAATGCATTTTTCTCTGTTCATCCTGAGCCCAAAACATCTGATCCTAGAGTGGATCTCCTAACCCATGATGGGAGTACTCCAGTCACAGTACATCCAGAAGTCCATCCAGGAGAGGGCATCACTGGGAAACAAACTGAGCAACTGATTGACCAGGCGCCAGTCATAGACACCAAAGAAAAGGCACAAGACAAAGAGCCTCCACACAAGACTGAGGCTTCAGCATTCACAGGGGCACCCGGTCCTGAAGATGCTGAGACTGAGCAGTCTTTACCAGAAGCTGGGCCTGTGCTACATCAGGAATGTCAGCCAGAAGAGGAAAGAATAAGAGATAACAGCGAGCAGCTGATGGACCAGGCGCCACTCATAAACATCAAAGGATTGGAACAAGACAAAGCTCCAGAGACGCTCAGTGCTCCAGTTGAACATGTTCCATTAACAGAGGCTCCAGGTCCTGAAGGAGTTGAGATGGAGAGGTCTGGAGAAGACAAGGAACCTGCAGGGGAAGCCTCCTCAGCCACTCAGAGCCCAGTTCCTCCAGCAGAAGTGTGTGAGGCAAATCCTGTGGGTACAGAAGAAGAAATCGCACCAAAATTAT CTgcaccttctcctcctccaccaccTGCTGCTTCGGTCCCTCCAGTTGTGGAAGAGGCTCCGTTTGACAACTCAAAGTACCAGAACCTGCAGCATTACTCCTACACGCCGTATACCTTTGTGGATTCTGACTTGGAGCTCTCGAAGTCCCGCTTACCTCAGCCTTCATCAGGAAGACCTTCCCCACGTCACTGA
- the pknox1.L gene encoding uncharacterized protein LOC734917 (The RefSeq protein has 1 substitution compared to this genomic sequence), producing the protein MMSAERLDMDNYSEEQQLQVITQFKTEEDPVCVNSSAPSPMSGDNPMEADKQSIYRHPLFPLLALLFEKCEGCTQGAEGTTSASFDLDIDTFVRRHHKEGKDFYSNDPETDSLMVKAIQVLRIHLLELEKVNELCKDFCSRYISCLKTKMNSETLLSGEAAGPYSPVQSGISGALSSQGIVVPASALQQGNVAVATVAGGTVYQPVTVVTPQGQLVAQALSPGTIRFQNSQLQLQLSQDLGFLHSDEGSGKNKRGVLPKQATNVMRSWLFQHIGHPYPTEDEKKQIAIQTNLTLLQVNNWFINARRRILQPMLDSSSSSSETPKAKKKSGQSRPVQRFWPDSIAGGASQPDTDITISDGTVVTLSAPGGLTTDSLQSLTSDGATLAVQQVMLGGQSDDESLDTDQEETDTGISEGELRGLVLSAGGLQ; encoded by the exons ATGATGTCTGCTGAGAGACTGGACATGGACAATTACTCCGAGGAACAGCAG ctACAAGTCATCACTCAATTTAAAACTGAGGAAGATCCAGTGTGTGTCAATTCCTCTGCTCCATCTCCTATGTCTGGGGATAATCTGATGGAGGCCGACAAACAGTCCATATACAG GCACCCACTCTTTCCCCTTCTTGCTCTGCTCTTTGAGAAATGTGAAGGCTGCACCCAGGGAGCAGAAGGCACAACATCCGCCAGCTttgacttggatattgatacattCGTCAGGCGCCATCACAAGGAGGGAAAGGATTTCTACTCTAATGACCCAGAGACTGACAGCctg ATGGTGAAAGCTATACAAGTGCTGCGGATCCACCTGTTGGAGTTGGAGAAAGTGAATGAGCTCTGTAAGGATTTCTGCAGTCGCTACATCTCCTGCTTGAAAACTAAAATGAACAGTGAGACACTGCTGAGTGGGGAAGCTGCTGGCCCGTACTCACCTGTGCAG AGTGGGATCAGCGGGGCCCTCAGCTCGCAGGGAATTGTAGTTCCAGCCTCAGCTTTGCAGCAAGGGAACGTGGCTGTGGCAACAGTGGCAG GGGGCACAGTGTACCAGCCTGTGACTGTTGTGACCCCACAGGGACAGCTTGTGGCTCAGGCTCTGTCCCCTGGCACCATTCGTTTTCAGAACTCTCAG CTGCAGTTACAGCTCAGtcaggatctggggtttctgCACTCAGACGAGGGCTCAGGAAAGAACAAGCGAGGAGTCCTTCCCAAACAGGCCACTAACGTCATGAGATCCTGGCTCTTCCAGCACATTGGG CACCCGTACCCCACAGAGGATGAAAAGAAGCAGATTGCTATTCAGACAAACCTGACGCTGCTCCAGGTTAATAATTG GTTTATCAACGCCAGGCGCAGAATCTTACAGCCCATGTTGgactccagcagcagcagcagcgagaCACCAAAAGCCAAGAAGAAGAGTGGGCAGAGTCGTCCGGTGCAGAGATTCTGGCCTGACTCCATTGCTGGGGGGGCATCACAGCCGGACACAGACATTACTATTTCTGATG GTACAGTCGTGACACTCTCAGCCCCCGGGGGTCTCACAACAGACAGTTTGCAGTCATTGACATCAGATGGAGCCACGCTGGCTGTTCAGCAGGTCATGCTGGGAGGGCAAAGTGATGACGAATCATTGGATACAGATCAGGAGGAAACAGACACTGGAATCAGTGAGGGGGAGCTGAGGGGACTGGTGCTGAGTGCTGGGGGGCTCCAGTGA